One Dermacentor andersoni chromosome 6, qqDerAnde1_hic_scaffold, whole genome shotgun sequence genomic window carries:
- the LOC126521940 gene encoding solute carrier organic anion transporter family member 74D-like gives MNAHKQGSPKADGSRDAGGACGQAAPEAADVPAPKKDQDEARDSTQGAETDSDYLCGVGNYRPDWLQKFATSRYYALVFGLLGIFQGAYRTYLVGTLSTVERRFSLSSRASGIIMIADDLSPIVANLVMMVCLRRTSKPNWVAGGMLFSLLGAVSSLLPYVVYGPGKHLLGDLPTVGGVATQTTQFCGTSDDEAAAASCKATKEDAASLGPLLFFFMGNFLNGLGGSAYYAIGTTYMDDNVKKKNSAVYFGSLYVFRLLGPVLGFTLASLSLSYPEELKGTSPLQPGDPRWIGAWWFGYIFIGFGLLFSTLPMLFFPKKIRSKAEANKGDALSKNTSMKADIKEGLQGLARLARNPVYVFRILAAIASYIALAGYYISFPRYTEHQFSQTASKASLIAGPTYILSNVVGVVLGAVFVHKVKPTPRVVGIHTVVVVFVAAVGITSLMAINCGSIQYPVVPDAVSGVTIQNQCSDGCDCSTRVHRPVCDQETGTQYFSACFAGCPASQFNQTEFLDCLCLQSEHGMNKFNTGNVSNSKCEQDCFDAMMIFAGVVFVIQIVLGSTHVGSTIIALRCIEPRDKSLSLLVVSAVMNAFAFIPYPLIYGALTDASCIVWEDRCGERGACWLYDLKKLRFLIHGVTTALLLAGCIFQACMAYYCKRIENFYDDEVDDVGGSGEKSSGDGVHVPLRLSITEVPEPHAGGAGAEFRPRTRTTSIDSWEFQNFNQLTNVTK, from the exons ATGAATGCTCACAAGCAGGGCAGTCCCAAAGCCGACGGCAGCCGCGATGCCGGCGGCGCGTGCGGGCAGGCGGCGCCGGAAGCAGCGGACGTTCCTGCGCCGAAGAAGGACCAAGATGAGGCGCGGGATTCGACCCAAGGAGCCGAAACTGACAGCGACTACCTGTGTGGCGTGGGCAACTACAGGCCGGACTGGCTGCAGAAGTTCGCCACTTCGCGTTACTACGCCCTCGTGTTCGGTTTGCTGGGCATCTTTCAGGGTGCCTACCGTACGTACCTGGTCGGGACACTGTCTACCGTGGAGAGGCGCTTCTCGCTATCGAGTCGCGCCTCGGGCATCATCATGATTGCCGACGACCTGAGTCCCATCGTGGCCAACCTCGTGATGATGGTGTGCCTGAGGCGCACCAGCAAACCTAACTGGGTGGCCGGAGGCATGCTGTTCTCGCTTCTCGGAGCCGTGTCCAGCTTGCTGCCCTACGTGGTCTACGGTCCGGGCAAGCACCTTCTGGGAGACTTGCCGACAGTGGGTGGCGTCGCCACCCAGACGACCCAGTTCTGCGGCACTTCGGACGACGAGGCAGCAGCGGCAAGTTGCAAAGCGACCAAAGAGGACGCCGCCTCACTCGGGCCTTTGCTATTCTTCTTCATGGGTAACTTCTTGAATGGACTGGGCGGCTCCGCTTACTACGCCATCGGGACCACTTACATGGACGACAATGTCAAGAAGAAGAACTCGGCCGTCTACTTCG GCTCATTGTATGTCTTCCGTCTCCTGGGACCTGTCTTGGGCTTCACACTGGCCTCGCTTAGCCTAAGCTACCCCGAGGAACTGAAAG GTACGTCCCCGCTTCAGCCTGGCGACCCTCGTTGGATCGGCGCCTGGTGGTTCGGCTACATCTTCATCGGTTTCGGCCTACTCTTCAGCACACTCCCAATGCTGTTCTTTCCCAAAAAGATCCGGTCAAAAGCCGAAGCCAACAAAGGAGACGCGCTGAGCAAGAACACGAGTATGAAAGCGGACATCAAAG AGGGATTGCAGGGACTCGCAAGGTTGGCCCGAAATCCCGTCTACGTGTTTCGGATTCTCGCAGCAATCGCTAGCTACATTGCTCTGGCGGGCTATTACATTTCGTTTCCGCGCTACACGGAACACCAGTTCTCTCAGACGGCGTCCAAGGCCAGTCTCATTGCTG GACCGACTTACATCTTgtcgaacgtggtcggcgttgtGCTCGGCGCCGTGTTCGTGCACAAAGTGAAACCGACGCCCCGGGTTGTTGGCATACATACTGTTGTCGTGGTGTTCGTCGCAGCAGTTGGCATTACTTCTCTCATGGCAATAAACTGTGGCTCGATACAGTACCCCGTGGTTCCAGATGCGGTCAGCGG AGTGACCATCCAAAACCAGTGCAGCGACGGATGCGACTGCTCCACGAGAGTCCATCGTCCAGTGTGTGACCAAGAGACAGGAACGCAGTACTTCTCGGCGTGCTTTGCAGGCTGTCCGGCCAGCCAGTTCAACCAGACA GAATTTCTGGATTGTTTGTGCCTGCAGTCGGAACATGGAATGAATAAATTCAACACGGGAAATGTTTCAAATAGCAAATGCGAGCAGGACTGCTTTGACGCTATGATGATCTTTGCTGGTGTCGTCTTCGTGATTCAAATAGTACTGGGAAGCACACACGTTGGTTCCACTATCATCGCGCTAAG GTGCATAGAACCACGGGATAAAAGCCTCTCCTTGCTCGTCGTGTCAGCAGTTATGAACGCATTCG CTTTTATCCCGTACCCTCTAATCTATGGCGCACTGACGGACGCCTCGTGCATCGTCTGGGAGGACCGGTGCGGCGAGCGGGGAGCCTGCTGGCTCTACGATCTGAAGAAACTTCGCTTCCTTATACACGGTGTCACAACAGCCCTGCTATTAGCCGGCTGCATCTTCCAGGCCTGTATGGCTTATTACTGCAAGCGCATCGAAAACTTTTACGACGACGAAGTGGACGACGTAGGCGGCAGCGGTGAAAAGAGTAGTGGTGACGGCGTCCACGTTCCACTCAGGCTGTCCATCACGGAAGTACCTGAGCCCCACGCGGGAGGTGCTGGAGCAGAGTTCCGCCCGAGGACTCGGACAACCAGCATCGATAGCTGGGAGTTTCAGAACTTCAATCAGCTCACTAACGTGACCAAGTGA